One window of Neptuniibacter halophilus genomic DNA carries:
- a CDS encoding preprotein translocase subunit SecA: MKSSASLRPGMVLGHYPQRQPAQHGRLDRIAAQVISNITRLLPSRHSAQFQRFIHQVDRYAPGLQQCSDEALIATRQRLREALSIEGMTDKHIAHCFALIREVADRTLGMRHFNSQLMGGWAMVHGHVAEMQTGEGKTLTATLPACTAALSGIPVHIITVNDYLAQRDSEWMRPVYSALGLSVGLISEGMTPEQRRAAYASDVTYCTNKQLVFDYLKDRIVMGHNSGPLRFELDSLCNDGKQQSQILLRGLCFAIVDEADSVLVDEARTPLIISRPSDTRKEPQIYEQALEMATELEPLSDFKLIQQERAVELTRQGKDKIAGYGETLGGIWRGQRHRESLIRQALSALHFFIRDTHYLVQDGKVLIIDEYTGRLMPDRSWEQGLHQLIEAKEGCEISAQPETLARISYQRFFRRYLHLSGMTGTAREITGELSAVYGLGSLVIPTHKPQLRQNLGSRVYPDLDRKYNAILARIHEMREVGRPVLVGTRSVAASEQLSQLLDELSVPHSVLNARQDLEEAEIIAQAGKRGRVTVATNMAGRGTDIHLGESVSALGGLHVIATEQHEASRIDRQLFGRSARQGDPGSYEYILSLEDEIVQKFSPRWVLQLQVHTLSPRSHLRKLCTRVAQGVAEHRHAQIRKELLRIDEHLGNMLSYSGQQE; this comes from the coding sequence TTGAAATCTAGCGCCTCCCTGCGTCCCGGCATGGTGCTGGGACATTACCCGCAACGGCAACCGGCCCAGCATGGCCGGCTGGACCGGATTGCTGCGCAGGTGATCAGTAACATCACCCGCTTACTGCCATCACGGCACAGCGCTCAATTTCAGCGTTTTATCCATCAGGTGGACCGGTATGCACCGGGGCTGCAGCAGTGCAGTGATGAGGCGCTGATTGCAACCCGCCAGAGGTTACGCGAGGCATTGAGTATCGAGGGCATGACTGATAAGCATATCGCGCACTGCTTTGCACTGATCAGGGAGGTGGCAGACCGTACACTGGGGATGCGTCACTTTAACAGCCAGCTGATGGGCGGCTGGGCCATGGTCCATGGCCACGTCGCCGAGATGCAGACCGGCGAAGGTAAAACCCTGACCGCAACCCTCCCGGCATGCACCGCCGCGCTCAGCGGGATACCGGTGCATATCATCACAGTGAATGACTATCTGGCACAGCGGGACTCCGAATGGATGCGCCCGGTCTACAGCGCCTTAGGCCTCTCTGTGGGCCTGATCAGTGAAGGCATGACACCGGAGCAGAGACGCGCCGCTTATGCCAGTGATGTGACTTACTGTACCAATAAGCAACTGGTGTTTGATTACCTCAAAGACCGTATCGTTATGGGTCATAACAGTGGTCCCCTGCGTTTTGAGCTGGACAGCCTCTGCAATGACGGAAAACAGCAGTCGCAGATACTGCTCAGAGGGCTCTGCTTTGCCATCGTCGACGAGGCAGACTCTGTACTGGTCGATGAGGCCCGCACCCCGCTTATTATCTCCAGACCCAGCGATACCAGGAAAGAACCCCAGATCTACGAGCAGGCGCTGGAGATGGCCACTGAGCTTGAACCGCTCAGCGACTTTAAGCTGATCCAGCAGGAGCGCGCGGTTGAACTCACCCGGCAGGGCAAGGACAAAATAGCGGGCTACGGGGAAACTCTGGGCGGCATCTGGCGCGGGCAAAGACACCGTGAAAGCCTGATCAGGCAGGCATTGAGTGCGCTGCATTTCTTTATCCGCGATACGCATTATCTGGTTCAGGATGGCAAAGTACTTATTATTGATGAGTATACCGGCCGCCTGATGCCGGATCGATCATGGGAGCAGGGGCTGCATCAGTTAATTGAAGCGAAGGAGGGGTGTGAGATCAGCGCTCAGCCTGAAACCCTGGCGCGGATCAGTTATCAGCGCTTTTTCCGACGTTACCTGCACCTTTCCGGCATGACCGGCACCGCACGGGAGATAACCGGCGAATTAAGTGCGGTGTATGGGTTAGGCTCGTTGGTTATACCCACCCATAAGCCGCAACTCAGGCAGAACCTGGGAAGCCGTGTCTATCCCGATCTGGACCGGAAATATAACGCCATCTTAGCGCGCATTCATGAGATGAGGGAGGTCGGGCGTCCCGTACTGGTCGGCACACGCTCGGTCGCTGCATCAGAGCAGCTCAGCCAGCTACTTGATGAGCTGTCTGTACCCCACAGCGTTCTGAATGCCAGGCAAGATCTGGAAGAAGCCGAAATTATAGCCCAGGCCGGTAAACGGGGACGGGTCACCGTCGCCACCAATATGGCTGGCCGCGGAACAGATATACATCTGGGAGAGAGCGTCAGTGCCCTGGGCGGGCTGCATGTGATTGCCACAGAGCAGCATGAGGCTAGCAGAATTGACAGGCAGTTGTTTGGCCGCTCGGCACGTCAGGGGGACCCGGGGAGCTATGAATACATCCTATCTCTGGAGGATGAGATCGTACAGAAATTCAGCCCCCGGTGGGTACTTCAGCTTCAGGTACATACCCTGAGTCCGCGCAGCCATTTGAGAAAACTCTGCACGCGGGTGGCACAGGGGGTAGCGGAGCACAGACATGCACAGATACGCAAAGAGCTCCTGCGTATAGATGAACACCTCGGGAATATGCTGTCTTACTCAGGGCAGCAGGAATAG
- a CDS encoding peptidase M50, translated as MADNLYSSMWYRVADLKPHIRSHTQINRHDYRGQIWYIIKEPSSGQYHRFTPAAYHFIGLMDGNRSVDEIWQLLCKQLGDDAPSQDETMQFLSQLHVANVLQTDVIPDSEELFKRHQRHQNVKWKQRLMSPLALRFPLWDPDRFLARTLSLVKPFFSLTGLLLWLGLVIAAAVQAGIHWSDLADNAVDQAVTYNNLFLLWLIYPAVKALHELGHAYAAKVWGGEVHEMGIMLLVLMPIPYVEASSATAFPERYKRVIVSAAGIMVELFLASIAMFVWLNVEAGPVRAIAFNVMLIGGISTLFFNGNPLLRFDGYYIFSDLIEMPNLASRSKKYLAYLTQRYLFSMKDKPSPAERGERGWLVFYGIASFMYRMFIMFVIILFIAGELFFIGVLLAAWAVSTQLILPLLKMLDFLINHSRLKHKRYKAISRTAAGLGMVFIALFVIPAPSRTLTEGIVWLPERSHVRMQVDGFVDELLVLENSMVEQGQALVKSHDPFLEARSRLLQAQHSELKARLTAMQFANRSQAEVIRKEIESVRAEQVIINEKLEALTVYSKANGLFIIPSAIDMPGRFMNRGDIIGYVLEPTTTRIRTIVSQNQIGLVRNNTLRVDAWIESAGSVPQVASIDREVPGGIFKLPSAALGSSGGGNFPVDLSDPEGLKTLERFFQFDLLLPDIETIGNIGGRVNVRFDHGYEPLAIQWYRQLKQLLLSRFEI; from the coding sequence ATGGCAGATAACCTATACAGCTCAATGTGGTACCGGGTTGCTGACCTGAAGCCCCATATCCGCAGCCACACCCAGATTAACCGCCATGACTACCGCGGTCAGATCTGGTACATCATCAAAGAACCGTCCTCCGGACAGTATCATCGGTTTACACCAGCGGCCTATCATTTCATTGGCCTGATGGACGGTAACCGGAGCGTTGATGAAATCTGGCAGTTACTCTGCAAACAGTTGGGTGATGATGCGCCGTCTCAGGACGAGACCATGCAGTTTCTCAGCCAGCTGCATGTGGCAAACGTTCTGCAAACCGACGTTATCCCTGACAGCGAAGAGCTGTTTAAACGTCATCAGCGTCACCAGAACGTTAAATGGAAACAGCGGTTGATGTCGCCGCTGGCGCTGCGCTTCCCTTTGTGGGACCCGGACCGGTTTCTGGCACGCACCTTATCTCTGGTGAAGCCCTTTTTCAGTCTGACCGGCCTGCTGCTCTGGCTCGGGCTGGTGATTGCAGCGGCAGTGCAGGCAGGCATTCACTGGTCGGATCTGGCAGATAATGCGGTCGATCAGGCCGTCACCTACAATAATCTGTTCCTCCTCTGGCTGATCTATCCGGCAGTTAAAGCCCTGCATGAGCTGGGTCACGCCTACGCCGCAAAAGTCTGGGGCGGTGAAGTCCATGAGATGGGCATTATGTTACTGGTATTGATGCCTATACCCTATGTTGAAGCCTCTTCTGCCACCGCGTTTCCCGAGCGTTATAAGCGGGTCATTGTCAGTGCGGCGGGCATTATGGTGGAGCTGTTTCTGGCGTCGATTGCGATGTTTGTCTGGCTCAATGTTGAGGCGGGCCCGGTCAGGGCTATCGCATTTAATGTGATGCTGATTGGCGGCATCTCCACACTGTTTTTCAATGGTAATCCGCTGCTTCGCTTCGACGGCTATTACATCTTTTCAGACCTGATCGAAATGCCCAATCTCGCCAGCCGGTCTAAAAAATATCTGGCCTACCTGACTCAGCGCTACCTGTTCTCGATGAAGGATAAACCCTCACCGGCAGAGCGAGGGGAGCGGGGCTGGCTGGTGTTCTACGGCATCGCATCCTTTATGTACCGCATGTTTATCATGTTCGTGATCATCCTGTTTATCGCCGGCGAGCTGTTCTTTATCGGAGTTCTGCTGGCTGCCTGGGCCGTCAGCACACAGTTAATACTGCCACTGCTGAAGATGCTTGATTTCCTGATTAACCATTCGAGGCTGAAACACAAGCGGTATAAGGCGATCTCTCGGACGGCGGCTGGCCTGGGCATGGTGTTTATAGCCTTGTTTGTTATACCGGCGCCCTCGCGCACCCTGACAGAAGGCATTGTCTGGCTACCTGAGCGCTCCCATGTGCGCATGCAGGTGGATGGATTCGTGGATGAACTGCTGGTCTTAGAAAACAGCATGGTGGAGCAGGGACAGGCGCTGGTGAAATCCCATGACCCATTTCTGGAGGCTCGCTCCCGTTTACTGCAGGCACAGCACAGTGAACTGAAGGCGCGTTTAACGGCTATGCAGTTTGCCAATCGCTCCCAGGCAGAAGTGATCCGCAAAGAGATTGAAAGTGTCCGGGCTGAACAGGTCATCATTAATGAAAAGCTGGAAGCGCTGACCGTATATAGCAAAGCCAACGGGCTGTTTATTATTCCCTCAGCGATCGATATGCCGGGACGATTTATGAACCGTGGAGACATTATCGGCTATGTACTGGAGCCTACGACCACTCGCATACGCACCATTGTCAGTCAGAACCAGATTGGTCTGGTACGCAATAACACCCTCAGGGTCGATGCCTGGATCGAAAGTGCCGGTAGTGTGCCTCAGGTTGCCAGTATCGACCGGGAAGTACCGGGGGGGATCTTTAAGCTGCCTTCCGCAGCGCTAGGCAGCAGTGGTGGCGGTAATTTCCCGGTAGATCTGAGCGATCCTGAGGGGCTGAAAACCCTCGAACGATTCTTCCAGTTTGACCTGCTGCTGCCGGATATTGAAACGATCGGAAACATTGGAGGACGTGTAAATGTCAGATTTGACCATGGCTACGAACCACTCGCAATTCAGTGGTATCGCCAGCTCAAACAACTGCTGTTGAGCCGTTTTGAAATCTAG